In the Pseudomonas sp. ADAK2 genome, one interval contains:
- a CDS encoding LysR family transcriptional regulator ArgP — MFDYKLLSALAAVVEQAGFERAAQVLGLSQSAISQRIKLLEARVGQPVLVRATPPAPTEIGRRLLNHVQQVRLLERDLLTLVPALDEAGLPERLRIALNADSLATWWADGVGDFCAEQHLLMDLVVEDQTVGLKRMRAGEVAACLCASERPVAGARSVLLGAMRYRALASPAFIARHFSEGVRAELLPRTPALVFGPDDFLQHRYLASLGVDGGFEHHLCPSSEGFIRLTEAGLGWGLVPELQVREQLQRGDLVELLPDKPIDVPLYWHHWRNGGQLLGLLTDQLVRSSKQWLVPLD; from the coding sequence ATGTTCGACTATAAATTGCTTTCTGCCTTGGCCGCCGTGGTCGAGCAGGCCGGATTCGAACGCGCCGCGCAGGTGTTGGGTTTGTCGCAATCGGCGATTTCCCAGCGGATCAAGTTGCTGGAAGCGCGGGTCGGCCAACCGGTGTTGGTGCGGGCGACGCCGCCAGCGCCGACTGAAATCGGTCGGCGTTTGCTCAACCATGTGCAGCAGGTGCGCTTGCTTGAGCGGGATTTGCTGACCCTGGTGCCGGCGCTGGATGAAGCAGGCCTGCCGGAACGCCTGCGTATCGCCCTCAACGCTGACAGCCTCGCCACTTGGTGGGCCGATGGGGTGGGGGATTTTTGCGCCGAGCAACATTTGCTGATGGACTTGGTCGTTGAAGACCAGACCGTGGGCCTCAAGCGCATGCGCGCCGGAGAAGTGGCGGCGTGTCTCTGTGCCAGCGAGCGCCCGGTGGCCGGGGCTCGCAGCGTGCTATTGGGCGCCATGCGTTACCGGGCATTGGCCAGTCCGGCATTTATTGCCCGACATTTCTCCGAAGGTGTGCGCGCCGAATTATTGCCGCGCACCCCTGCACTGGTGTTTGGCCCGGATGATTTCCTACAGCATCGCTACCTTGCTTCCCTCGGCGTGGACGGCGGTTTCGAACACCATTTGTGCCCATCGTCCGAAGGTTTTATCCGCCTCACGGAAGCCGGGCTGGGCTGGGGCCTGGTGCCGGAACTGCAGGTGCGCGAGCAGCTACAACGCGGCGATTTGGTGGAGCTTTTGCCAGATAAGCCAATCGATGTGCCGCTGTACTGGCATCATTGGCGCAATGGCGGTCAGCTGCTGGGTTTACTCACTGACCAATTGGTACGTTCGTCGAAGCAATGGCTGGTGCCGTTGGACTGA
- a CDS encoding DUF6124 family protein yields MDKLIPDPPYKSNPMFQVSQDMNIETLLAHACESLASASVLASDFATYLSGSQRSTALAIAQVVMLADLAVNRALDIVDPQD; encoded by the coding sequence TTGGATAAATTAATCCCAGACCCACCCTACAAATCCAACCCCATGTTCCAGGTTTCCCAGGACATGAACATCGAAACCCTCCTGGCCCACGCCTGTGAGTCATTGGCTTCGGCAAGTGTCCTGGCCAGCGATTTCGCCACCTACCTGAGCGGTTCCCAACGCAGCACGGCATTAGCCATTGCGCAGGTCGTCATGCTGGCGGATCTTGCCGTGAACCGGGCATTGGATATCGTCGATCCTCAGGACTAG
- a CDS encoding LysE/ArgO family amino acid transporter: protein MWQSYVNGLLVAAGLIMAIGTQNAFVLAQSLRREHHLPVAALCVVCDALLVAAGVFGLATVLAHNPTLLAVARWGGAAFLIWYGSQALRRACAKQSLSQDENQTVRSLRAVMLSALAVTLLNPHVYLDTVLLIGSLGAQQTEPGAYVVGAASASLLWFFTLALGAAWLAPWLARPSTWRILDLLVAVMMFTVAFQLITAP, encoded by the coding sequence ATGTGGCAAAGCTATGTAAACGGCCTGTTGGTCGCGGCGGGGCTGATCATGGCGATCGGCACCCAGAACGCGTTTGTGCTGGCCCAAAGCCTGCGCCGCGAACATCACCTGCCGGTGGCGGCACTGTGCGTCGTTTGCGATGCGCTGCTGGTGGCTGCGGGCGTGTTCGGCCTGGCGACGGTGCTGGCGCATAACCCGACGCTGCTGGCGGTGGCCCGTTGGGGTGGCGCGGCGTTTCTGATTTGGTACGGCAGCCAGGCATTGCGCCGGGCCTGCGCGAAACAGAGTTTGAGTCAGGACGAAAACCAGACCGTGCGTTCGTTGCGGGCGGTGATGCTCAGTGCCTTGGCGGTGACCCTGCTCAATCCGCACGTTTATCTGGATACGGTTTTGCTGATCGGCTCCCTCGGCGCGCAACAAACCGAGCCGGGCGCCTATGTCGTCGGCGCGGCGAGTGCTTCTTTATTGTGGTTCTTTACGTTGGCGCTGGGCGCGGCATGGCTGGCGCCGTGGCTGGCACGGCCGAGTACCTGGCGGATTCTCGACTTGTTGGTAGCCGTGATGATGTTCACCGTAGCGTTCCAGCTAATCACCGCTCCTTAA
- a CDS encoding superoxide dismutase: MAFELPPLPYAHDALQPHISKETLEYHHDKHHNTYVVNLNNLVPGTEFEGKTLEEIVKSSSGGIFNNAAQVWNHTFYWNCLAPNAGGQPTGALAEAINASFGSFDKFKEEFSKTSIGTFGSGWGWLVKKADGSLALASTIGAGNPLTNGDTPLLTCDVWEHAYYIDYRNVRPKYVEAFWNLVNWKFVAEQFEGKTFTA, encoded by the coding sequence ATGGCTTTCGAATTGCCGCCGCTGCCCTACGCACACGATGCCCTGCAGCCGCACATTTCCAAGGAAACTCTGGAATATCACCACGACAAGCACCACAACACCTACGTCGTGAACCTGAACAACCTGGTGCCAGGCACCGAGTTCGAAGGCAAGACCCTGGAAGAAATCGTCAAATCTTCTTCGGGCGGTATCTTCAACAACGCCGCTCAGGTCTGGAACCACACCTTCTACTGGAACTGCCTGGCGCCAAACGCCGGCGGTCAACCTACCGGCGCGCTGGCTGAAGCCATCAACGCTTCGTTCGGTTCGTTCGACAAGTTCAAAGAAGAATTCAGCAAAACCTCGATCGGCACCTTCGGTTCCGGCTGGGGCTGGCTGGTGAAAAAGGCTGACGGTTCCCTGGCCCTGGCCAGCACCATCGGCGCCGGCAACCCGCTGACCAACGGCGACACCCCGCTGCTGACCTGCGACGTCTGGGAACACGCTTACTACATCGACTACCGCAACGTTCGTCCGAAGTACGTCGAAGCGTTCTGGAACCTGGTCAACTGGAAATTCGTGGCTGAGCAGTTCGAAGGCAAAACCTTCACCGCTTAA
- a CDS encoding ACT domain-containing protein codes for MAGETSLATLLRSMSPQLNVGEYVFCTLRDGTLPAGLELVGSFREQEGLTVILEKSHAEKAGFSFDYIAAWITLNVHSALEAVGLTAAFATALGKAGISCNVIAGYYHDHLFVGQADAERAMQVLRDLAANAE; via the coding sequence ATGGCTGGCGAAACCTCATTGGCAACCCTGCTGCGCAGCATGAGCCCGCAACTCAACGTCGGCGAGTACGTGTTTTGTACATTGCGCGACGGCACGTTGCCGGCGGGCCTGGAGCTTGTCGGCAGCTTCCGCGAGCAGGAAGGCCTGACCGTCATTCTGGAAAAATCCCACGCCGAAAAGGCCGGTTTCAGCTTCGACTACATCGCCGCGTGGATCACCTTGAACGTGCATTCGGCCCTTGAAGCCGTCGGCCTGACCGCCGCGTTCGCCACGGCGCTGGGTAAGGCCGGGATCAGTTGCAACGTGATCGCCGGTTATTACCACGACCATTTATTCGTCGGCCAAGCCGACGCCGAACGCGCCATGCAAGTGCTACGGGACCTGGCAGCCAACGCGGAGTAG